Sequence from the Streptomyces sp. NBC_00358 genome:
GGACACCGTCATCGTCGGCTCCACGGTGCTCCCCATGCGGCAGCCCGGCCGGGCGCCCGTACTGGACAGCGCCGACGCGGACACCTGGCGCCGCCACCTGGAAACCGTCCGAGCCACCCCGAGCTGAGGAGCGGCCCATGCAGTTCACCCGGACACTTCCCAAGCAACTGGTGCACCGCTCCGCGGTCGCGGAGATCTTCCTGACCGACGCCGAGCGCCACGGCGAGGACGAGATACGCCTGGCCGCTCGGTTCCCCCGCCGCCACCCCTTCTACGACGACACGCTCGGCCTCCGCGCCCAGCATGATCCCTACCTGCTGCTGGAGGCCTGCCGGCAGGGCATCTTCGTCGTGGCCCACCGCTACCTCGGTGTGCCCCTGGGACACAAGTTCCTGCTGCGAGCGGTCGAGTTCGAGGCGCCGGACCAGACAGCCCTCACCCGCCGCGACCGCCCCACAGAGGCGGTCATCGCCGCCCGGATCGAGCAGCGGTTCCACACCCGGACCGGACCGCGGGGCCTGCGGCTGGCCTTCACGCTGACCATCGGCGCCCGCGAAGCACTGCTGGCCCGCATCGACTACTCCTGGATGCCGCCCGCGGAGTGGACGAGCCTGCGGGCCGGACAGCGCGACGCGCTGGGGCTGCCCGCCGTCCCCGTGGCCCTGCGCGGACCACGCGTCGCCCCGGCCCTCGTCGGCCGGCGTGCCCCGGCCAACACGGTCCTCTCCGCGCCGCGCGCCGCGGACGACGGCACCCACACCGCACGCGTGCTGGCCGAGACCACGCATCCGACCCTGTACGACCACTGGGTGGACCACGTGCCCGGGATGCTGGAGCTGGAGGCCTTCCGCCAACTCGCCCTGCGCGCCTCCCTGGCCGCCGGGACCGTGCGCACGTCCAGCGTGCTGCCCGTCGCCCTGGCCGCACGCTTCCGCCGCTTCGCCGAGATGGATCTGCCGCTGGAGTGCCGGACCGCACCGGTCCGGCCCGGCGCCGACATCGAGTGCACCCTGCGGCAGCCGGGCGGCCTGGCCGCCGAGGCCCGGATCCGGCTCGCCGACGCGGACACCGTCCGACCGGCCCGTGCCCTCTCCGCACCGACCGCGCACAAGGCCGCATGACCGCGCCCCCACCCACCCGACACGCACCCACCCGCCAGGCACCCACCCGACACGCACCCGACCGACACGCACCCACGCACCACGAACCCACGCACCACGAACCCACCCGGAGGGCCGCAGTGACCACCGTCGCCGTCCCGCACGTGCCCGCCCGACTGGGCCGCTTCGTGCTGCGCATGTTCCGGCCGCACGTCTACGTCACGTACGGACTGCTGTGGGTCCTCACGCTGGAGGGTTCGGCGGTGGCCGCGTCCGGCACGGCCTGGCGTCCGTCCGCCGCCACCTGGGTCCGGGTCGTCACCGTCGTACTGGCGCTGCTCTTCCTGCGGATGCTGGACGAGCAGAAGGACCTCGCCCACGACCGTGTCCACCACCCGGACCGGCCGCTCGTCACCGGCGCGATCACCGCGACCGAACTGCGCGGCGCGATGGCCGCGATCACCGTGGTGGTGACCGTCCTGAACGGCGCCCGCTCGGCCGTCGACGCCCTGCTGATCCTCGCCGTTCTCGGGTACGGACTGTTCCTCGCCGTACTGGAGCGGGTGTCGCCCGCGGTACGCGAACGACCCCTGCTCGGCCTGGCGGCCACCTACCCGGTGCAACTGCTGCTCGGCGGCTACGTCTACGGGTCGCTCGTCGCCACGGGGACG
This genomic interval carries:
- a CDS encoding ScbA/BarX family gamma-butyrolactone biosynthesis protein, whose product is MQFTRTLPKQLVHRSAVAEIFLTDAERHGEDEIRLAARFPRRHPFYDDTLGLRAQHDPYLLLEACRQGIFVVAHRYLGVPLGHKFLLRAVEFEAPDQTALTRRDRPTEAVIAARIEQRFHTRTGPRGLRLAFTLTIGAREALLARIDYSWMPPAEWTSLRAGQRDALGLPAVPVALRGPRVAPALVGRRAPANTVLSAPRAADDGTHTARVLAETTHPTLYDHWVDHVPGMLELEAFRQLALRASLAAGTVRTSSVLPVALAARFRRFAEMDLPLECRTAPVRPGADIECTLRQPGGLAAEARIRLADADTVRPARALSAPTAHKAA